One Salmo trutta chromosome 12, fSalTru1.1, whole genome shotgun sequence genomic region harbors:
- the LOC115203131 gene encoding THAP domain-containing protein 11-like, with translation MPGFTCCVPGCYNNSHRDRELRFYTFPKDTTQREIWLKNISRAGVSGCFSTFQPTTGHRVCSVHFPGGRKTYTVRVPTLFPLRGVNERKNRRGRNRKASVAAGVPAHSPGNIVITNVVSTAPDAVETAQSDAVTDTAATDGPIVVQIGPDGEYLGPVNPAAQGDGSCFTAVVSSSTDLARGDDPPADAAAAAAAQQQTVQYYSVVSNPLDHAYSLTTGTTSAELLRKLNEQRDIIALMEVKMKEMKATIRQLRVTEAKLQEEVRERDRLLSAGAALKKM, from the coding sequence ATGCCTGGATTCACTTGCTGTGTCCCTGGCTGCTACAACAACTCTCATCGGGACAGAGAGCTGCGGTTCTACACATTTCCAAAGGATACCACGCAAAGGGAGATTTGGCTCAAGAACATCTCCCGGGCCGGGGTGAGCGGCTGTTTTAGTACCTTCCAACCCACTACGGGACACCGCGTCTGTAGCGTACACTTTCCCGGTGGCAGAAAGACCTATACCGTTCGTGTACCGACGCTCTTCCCGCTGAGAGGAGTGAATGAACGCAAGAACCGAAGGGGCAGGAACAGGAAGGCGTCTGTGGCGGCTGGTGTTCCAGCCCACAGTCCAGGCAACATTGTCATCACCAACGTTGTTTCGACAGCCCCAGATGCCGTTGAGACCGCTCAGAGCGATGCAGTCACCGACACAGCTGCTACTGATGGCCCTATCGTGGTGCAGATCGGCCCGGACGGCGAATACCTCGGACCAGTAAATCCAGCCGCGCAGGGTGACGGGTCCTGTTTTACTGCAGTCGTCTCCAGCTCCACTGACCTGGCCAGGGGCGACGATCCCCCTGCAGACGCCGCGGCCGCGGCCGCTGCCCAGCAGCAGACTGTGCAGTACTACAGCGTTGTCAGCAACCCGCTGGACCACGCGTACTCGCTGACCACCGGGACCACCTCGGCCGAACTGCTTCGGAAGCTGAACGAGCAGCGGGACATCATCGCACTCATGGAAGTGAAGATGAAGGAGATGAAGGCAACCATCCGCCAGCTGCGCGTGACCGAGGCCAAGCTACAGGAGGAGGTGCGCGAGCGGGACCGTTTGCTGTCGGCAGGAGCAGCGTTAAAGAAAATGTGA